In Fibrobacter sp. UWB10, the genomic window TCACCATCGTGCAGGTGCAGGACTGCATCGCCGGTTACATGGCCAAGAAGGACCGCCAGGGCGTTCAGGACTCCAGCTTTGTGCTCGTTCCGTCTGCTCGTTTCCCGAAGGGCGTGAAGTTCAGCAAGCAGGCCAAGGACGGCCGCGAAGTCCGCGGTCTCGAATTCTACAACGAAAAGCCGCTCGCCGAAAGCGATTTCAACGGTTGCATGGGCGTGTCTGTCGCTTGGAACAAGAAGGATAACCTGAACGTTTCCGTGAAGCCGATGTTCTACCAGGATGACGCTGCCAGCGTGCTGAAGGGCGCTCTCCGCAGCGGTCGCGTTTGCGAAGCCTGGGTCAAGAACGTTTACAGCGGCCGCGAAACCATGGCCGGTGCCGTTGCCGTTACCGCCGTTTTGAAGCCGAAGCAGAAAGTCAGTTTCCAGTTCAACCTGGTGCTCGACTTCCCCGAAATCAAACTGAACAAGCTTACTTCCGCCAAAAAGTACACCGCGTTCTTCCCCGAAGCCTATGGCCGCGTGGGCGCGATCCTCGAAGAAGCCCTCGCCGCCGACAAGAACATGGACGCTCGCCTCAAGGCATTCGAAGCCCTCGTGCCGAAGAAGGCCGTAGCCAAGCTCTACAAGACTGCCGCCAAGCAGGACGAATTCAAGAGCCTCGCTATCAACACACTCAGCTTCCTCGCCGAAGCCACCGTGTGGGACAAGGATGACCGCTTCTTGGTCCGTGAATGCGCCGACTATCCGTTCTTCAACTCTCTCGACGTTTACTTCTACGGCAGCTTCAGCCTGATGGCACTGATGCCGCGCCTCGACGGTGTAGTCATGAAGCGCTTCGGTGACGCTATTCTCGCCGTAAACGACAACCGTCGCCGTCACCACGAATATGTGAACCACCCGTTCGCAGACCTTCCGGATCCGAAGCTTGAAGGCCCGCGCGCCGTGCGTGGCGCCGTGATTCACGACCTCGGAAGCCCCTTCGATGCAGAACCCGATGCCTACGACTGGCACAACGTGAAGGAATGGAAGGATCTCGCTCCGAAGTATGTGCTGATGGTTCTCCGTCATTACGTGAAGACGCAGGACAAGCAGAACTTGCAGGATTGCAAGGAAGCCGTCTATGCCGCCATGCAGTACCTTGAAAAGATGGTGAACGAAGGCGAAAACTTCCCGCTCACCCACGGTACCGACGATACGTTCGACAACCTCTCCAGCCACGGCATTTCCGTGTACTGCGGTAGCCTCTGGATTGCAGGCCTCCGCGCTGCAGCAAAGATTGCCGAAATCCTCGGCGACAAGGTTCAGGCCGACACTTGGAACGCCAAGGCCGACGCTGCCAATAAGGAATTCGACGAAGCCCTTTGGGACGAAGCCGAAGGCTACTACCACTTCTTCGTGACTCCGATGGAAGCAAAGGACGTTGTTGCAGACAAGCTCCCGCAACTCGCCGACGCTATCAAGGAAACGCTCGTCATTGACGGCAACGATGTGAAGGCAGCCCTCAAGACCATCAACGAATGGCTGAACTCTGGCGCAATCCCGAGCGACGTGGAACTTTCCAAGAATGAACTCCGCGGTCTCAAGAAGGCATGGCTCACCGCCCAATGCAAGGACGCATTCACCGCCAGCTGGAACGCAAAGATTGCTAACGACTGCGACGATGTCTTTGCCGACACGATGCTCGCCGACACCTACCTCCGCCTGCTCGGTCTCAAGCCGATTAGCGACGAGAAGAAGGCCAAGGCTAACCTGCTCCGCGTTTTCAACACGAACTACAAGGCAAACAGCCCGCTCATCGGTGCCGCAAACCTTGTTCGTAAGGACGGCTCTCCGCTCGACGAATTCAACTTCCAGGCTCACGACGTGTGGATCGGCATTCAGTACAGCATTATGTGCGCCATGATGCACCACGGCCTCGAAAAGCAGGCTGCCGACATGGGCGATTCCATGATTCGCAACCTCTACGAAGAAGCCCGCATCCCGTTCGCCGCACCGGAAGGATTCAACGGTTCCTGCCGCCTGCACCCGGAAGCCCTGGTGAAGGCCTTCGGCCTCAGCGCCACCGCCGCCGACAAGATGCACAAGGAACTCCTGAAGAAGGGCGCCCTCCTTGCCGACAGCCGCATCAGCCCGAAGCTCCCGCGCAACCTGCCCGCCTTCACCAAGGCATTCGGCAGCATCGCGAAGGCCAATAAGGTTGAAGCAAGCGCACTGTTCATGCTGCTCCACAGCACGGCACTCAAATACACCGCCGGCAAGTACTTCCGCCCCGGCATGGTGTTCGCATTGTTGTACTAATGAGACCGCTCGGCTCTATCGCAGATTAAAAATGTGATATTGCCTCGCTCTCGCAACCACGCCCGGTTAATACCGGGCGTTTGTTGCTCACGGACATGCTTCAGCTTCAGAGGTGAGCTCGTCTCGCTCACATGGCCTTGGCCTTCGGCCAACGAATGTTCGCTCAACGACTTACCTCTTTCGCCTACGCTATACTAATAAGCCCCGTTTTTCCGGGAATAAAAGAAATTAAAACAGGCGCTCCAAAAGGGGCGCCTGTTTTTCGTGAGTAGCAAGGAGTAATTATCCTTTCCAATTAGGATCAACCACATACCGGATCTCATTGACCCAGTACAGAACATCCTTGAACTTGACGTATCGGGCAGTTGCATTTTCCGGTTCAATCAGGAATTCGATTTTATCAAAGTTGCAAATGCACTTGGTTACACTGGTTGCATCGTAATAGTCAAGCATCAATGTATCGCCGACCATCTTCTGAGAAACCTTCGCGTCAATTCCGCAATAGTCCGTCACGTTTTCCAAAGTCAAGACAGTTTCGCCGTTCATGTAAGTAATCTGCCTTGCTTCGGGGAGTTCGGTAGCGGCAGACTTTGCAACTGGCTTGGCAGCAAGATCATCATTCATGCATTTACCTCTTTCAAACCCCTTCAATTCCAAATCCGTCGGGGTCGATTTGGGAACACTATCCTGTGCGGCAGGAATAGAATCCCGCGGTTCCTGTTCATCAGGTGGAAACGCCTTAATAATTTCCATTCTGTTGCCATAATCACCGTCTCTAACGGCAACCAAGAGCGAGACATTGATAAATGCGGGGTCAGCCTTCACCTTAAAAATCAGTCGGGAATCACACATGCAATCCGGTTCGACATTGACGGTATCAAGCGCCGCTTGCTGCATATAAAGAGTATCACCGGAAGCCGAAAGGTAAATATTTCCGACAATCGGTTGACGAATTATACTTTTCGTTCCACTGATAGACCTACAATTCATCGAAACATTCTCGACAACGACCGTCGCCGAATCGTCTCCGTCTTCATAACCCAAATAGGCTACAGGAGGCAAAGTCGCATCCAGCATGGGGTCCACCTTTTTATCGAGACACGTTCCAAAGATATCGTTAATCTGCTGTACGGTTTCTTCTTGCGAAGAAGACGACACCGAAGACGAGCTCAGTTCTTCACTAGAAGAAGAACTCGTCACCTTGCAGCAGGTCGTATCAGGAGGAAGTTCGCTAGAGGAAGACTCTTCCACCATGGAACTGTTTCCGCCAGCAACAGGCTCGGGCGCCGTCGAAGACGAATCATCGCCGCAAGCGAGCAACGTAAGCGAAAGTGCTACACCGCAAATGAATAACTTTTTCATGATTTCCTCCTTTAGTTAATATCCTTATTGTGAATCTCTTTCATCTGGAGCGGTTTCTGTTGGTCAAACACCGCATATTCAATTCCAGGATAGTACTGGGGCAACTTGAATCCAGCATCCGCCACGCAGAAACAGCCATAATCCAAGCCCTTGCTCCGGCTAAACGTTGCATACAGCGTACTCCCATCAAGGCCCACAATGGCGCCAGATTCGTTGACACTATTCAAGAATGATGTCCGTTGTTCTTCGTCGCAGGGAACATCGAATTGGACATTTTCAAACTGAATCACTTCTGAACTCCCTTCCATGTAGAAGCGAGCCGAAGGAGGTTCGATTTCGGGGTCGACAACGGGAATATCGTTTTTATTATAGAGTGAATAATCCTTGCACTGCAAACTGAAATCCTCTGTATGGACACGAAGATTATGGTATTCCGACGAAGAGCTACGATCTTCATCCACCGCCGACGAAGACGACTCGGGGAGCGGATCCGGCACAAAGCCTTTATCGTCATTTGAACTGCTACTGCTCACGTTCTTCGGCCCCACCTGTGAGGAACTAGAACTTAACACGACATCTTTTTCAGACGAGCTGGATACAGCAACAGTATCGACAACGATAGAAGAACTCGTTTCTATCGGTTTCACATCCGCATCTTTTCCGCCTTCGGACGAGCTGCTTGTTTCGGCAATGGAATTCGGGTCGATTGTCCCACCGGCCACGTTATCGCTAGAGCAGGCCACCATGAAAATGGAGGATATGAAACTGACGGCTAGTGTGCATTTCTTAAGCATGGTGCACCCCTTTAACTTTGTCCGTTACCGGGAAAAACTGGAAATTGATTCTACAAACCTGGTCCTGGTCGTTGTATTCGTTCGCAATCGCAAGCACTTTTCTGCAACAGGCGTCGAGTTCCTTTGCAATTCGTTCGCTAGCCTCTTGATTCACGCCGAGCGTGACGCCCGTAAAAAAGCGTTCGCTTGCGGAATAGCGGTCTACGGCGCGGGCGGCCATATTCGCCATTTCTTTATGCATGGCCCGAATGGCTATAGGGAGCGCCTCATTCGAACCGATTACGGTCTGTTCGGTCTGCGTATAAACCTTTTCGCCGTCCTTTTTCAGGAACCCGGCCTTCACCAAGAAATTCAATACATCGCGAACTTCTTCGGCAGACACATGTTCCTTGCATGCATCGGCCAAGTCGCGGGGGCATGCGCCAGACATCATCGGGGCCAGTTCCCTGAGCACCGGGTACTTCCAAGATTCATAATACTGGAAAGCATCGCCATCGACCACACGCACCTTGTGTTCCAGCGCTATCTTCTGCATTTCAAGGAGGGCTGCCTTCTTGGCATCATCTTTGTCCGCATTGCAGAACGCAACCATTGCGCGGAAGTAATCCGCCTCGTAGCCGACAAGGCCCATGGCCTTCGCTACATCGTCTACCTTGACCTTGCTGAGCTTGCTTTGGCCCATGCACACCAGTTTCAAGAAGTTCGGTGAAGTAAAGCCAGCACTCTTGCAGAATTCGCGCCACGAAAACGCACCGAGACGCTTGCGTTCGTCGTAGTAATCCTGCATAAAGAAGTGATAGTCTTTGTATTCAAGTACCGATTTCATATTAAAGAATATATCTTTTTTCTAAGTCACAGTCAATACGTTTATTATACAAAAATAAAGATTTTAAGTAAAATTCAGCAATTTTTAATCTTAGTTCATCAATATTTTTTCTTTAATTATACAAAATGTATAATAAAGCCCCCAAACATGTATAATCAGATTTTTTTATTCAATTTGGCAAAACGAATCTTTAAAAAACACTACAAAATTTGTATATTGTTTGTTACAAATTAAAATGCTTTTTGGGAATTAAAAAGGAGAGAACTGAATGAAAAAAGCTTTTCTAAGCGCCTCCATGATATCTGTCGCCATTTTGGGCGGTTGCGGTGATTCCGATTCCGGATCTTCTGCGTCGGCTCCCATGCCCGACGGCGTCGTAAAGACTCTGGCTGAATTAGAAAAATGCGGTTCTTCTAACAAGGGCGATGTCCAACAGGTTCTCGCCGACGGCAGTTTCTACCGCTGCGAAAACAATGAATGGGTCGACCTCGGCTGGGAAAAGGAACTCACACGTTCTTCTAGCAGCGAATCTGACAAAGATGTCAGCTCCAGTTCGAAAAAGCCCGTCTTTAATGAAGAAGACGCCATCGAAACGCGTCCGAGTTCTTCTTCCAAGGTTGTCGAATCTAGCTCTAGCGAAGACATCGAAGAAAGTTCCTCTTCTGAAATCGACGACGAATCCAGTTCTAGCGAAGCACCG contains:
- a CDS encoding GH116 family glycosyl hydrolase, producing MSIKDYLAGAKQAGSVQKLMTPGLAVEFIQPWYTPLSTTPSTTGIAVGGIGSTFTATPAGTTPVMNVMPGVQVRTEKPSDLRFNNFFFRESVVDAKATLEIGDFAGFTQMLAKYPLVDAKGEALFSAADLANQKKAEAKLNKAIAEKDFFKNNSADFERWHIEWSDRTAALLNKAGAELNRSAVIDFFNGVVGEKVVRQGALTAAWANDSEFLGQAGYDAAKMQYAALYPVSETKYEGKGVQITKTQSSYVTPGDERLSSLPVNATVFTLENTTKETREITIVQVQDCIAGYMAKKDRQGVQDSSFVLVPSARFPKGVKFSKQAKDGREVRGLEFYNEKPLAESDFNGCMGVSVAWNKKDNLNVSVKPMFYQDDAASVLKGALRSGRVCEAWVKNVYSGRETMAGAVAVTAVLKPKQKVSFQFNLVLDFPEIKLNKLTSAKKYTAFFPEAYGRVGAILEEALAADKNMDARLKAFEALVPKKAVAKLYKTAAKQDEFKSLAINTLSFLAEATVWDKDDRFLVRECADYPFFNSLDVYFYGSFSLMALMPRLDGVVMKRFGDAILAVNDNRRRHHEYVNHPFADLPDPKLEGPRAVRGAVIHDLGSPFDAEPDAYDWHNVKEWKDLAPKYVLMVLRHYVKTQDKQNLQDCKEAVYAAMQYLEKMVNEGENFPLTHGTDDTFDNLSSHGISVYCGSLWIAGLRAAAKIAEILGDKVQADTWNAKADAANKEFDEALWDEAEGYYHFFVTPMEAKDVVADKLPQLADAIKETLVIDGNDVKAALKTINEWLNSGAIPSDVELSKNELRGLKKAWLTAQCKDAFTASWNAKIANDCDDVFADTMLADTYLRLLGLKPISDEKKAKANLLRVFNTNYKANSPLIGAANLVRKDGSPLDEFNFQAHDVWIGIQYSIMCAMMHHGLEKQAADMGDSMIRNLYEEARIPFAAPEGFNGSCRLHPEALVKAFGLSATAADKMHKELLKKGALLADSRISPKLPRNLPAFTKAFGSIAKANKVEASALFMLLHSTALKYTAGKYFRPGMVFALLY
- a CDS encoding TIGR02147 family protein; its protein translation is MKSVLEYKDYHFFMQDYYDERKRLGAFSWREFCKSAGFTSPNFLKLVCMGQSKLSKVKVDDVAKAMGLVGYEADYFRAMVAFCNADKDDAKKAALLEMQKIALEHKVRVVDGDAFQYYESWKYPVLRELAPMMSGACPRDLADACKEHVSAEEVRDVLNFLVKAGFLKKDGEKVYTQTEQTVIGSNEALPIAIRAMHKEMANMAARAVDRYSASERFFTGVTLGVNQEASERIAKELDACCRKVLAIANEYNDQDQVCRINFQFFPVTDKVKGVHHA